A genomic window from Equus caballus isolate H_3958 breed thoroughbred chromosome 5, TB-T2T, whole genome shotgun sequence includes:
- the DUSP23 gene encoding dual specificity protein phosphatase 23, protein MGVQPPNFSWVLPGRLAGLALPRLPAHYQFLLDLGVRHLVSLTERGPPHSDSCPGLTLHRLRIPDFCPPAPEQIDRFVQIVDEANARGEAVGVHCALGFGRTGTMLACYLVKERRLAAGDAIAEIRRLRPGSIETYEQEKAVFQFYQRTK, encoded by the exons ATGGGCGTGCAGCCCCCCAACTTCTCGTGGGTGCTCCCGGGCCGGCTGGCGGGGCTGGCGCTGCCCCGGCTCCCTGCCCATTACCAGTTCCTGCTGGACCTGGGCGTGCGGCACCTGGTGTCCCTGACGGAGCGCGGGCCCCCGCACAGCGACAGCTGCCCCGGCCTCACCTTGCACCGGCTGCGCATCCCAGACTTCTGCCCGCCGGCCCCCGAGCAGATCGACCGCTTCGTGCAAATCGTGGACGAGGCCAACGCCCGGGGAGAG GCCGTGGGAGTGCACTGTGCCCTGGGCTTTGGCCGCACTGGCACCATGCTGGCCTGTTACCTGGTGAAGGAGCGGCGGCTGGCTGCAGGAGACGCCATCGCTGAAATCCGGCGCCTTCGACCCGGCTCCATCGAGACCTATGAGCAGGAGAAAGCCGTCTTCCAGTTCTACCAGCGAACTAAATAA